The genomic interval CCTGTAATAAGTAGGTCCCCACTTGCCGCGCCGAAAGCGATGGTACCTGCAGCAACACATGCCGCAAGACGTTCACCGAAAGTGATGGGAATGGGCGTTAATGGATCTACGTCCGGATAGAGATTGGGGAAAGCTGCATTTTGAAAAGTCATGATGGCGTCTCGGGCTCTGTGAAAGGTCGGGGGGAATCAACCTTTTGGCGGGTTCTGAAATTGAAACAATTTAAGTTAGCATAGCCTTAACTTCATTTGTGCGTTGATTACTTTGATGCAAACAAAATGATGGCCTGCCCCTGAAACTTTTACGGCTTTCAGAGCGCAGGGCATCATTTTCTTGTGTCGCCAACACTTGAGAAAAATTGCGGAAAAGGACACTGCTGTTCATGAAACTTGCACCTCGTATGCGGATGAGGAGCCCCAAAACTTTCGCGGCCCTCGCCTCACTTGCTTTAGTCATAGGTCTCGGCCAGGTACCGATCGCCCAAGCTCAAACCGAGTATCGAACCGCCTCCGACGGTTCCCTGAACTGGGGATTTAGGCAATCGTTCCGCAATTACATCCAAACCGGCGTGGCCAAAGGTTCCATCACGCTTGGCGACGGCGCATCCGACAACGGTGGCAACTTCGCATTCACCCCACGCACCAACGGCACCACCGTGACCAGCGATTCCCAAGGCACCGTGGAATTCAACGGCTCCGTGCACTTCCTCGGACACCAGGCAGAGGACAAATGGATCCTGGACACCACCATGTCTGACATCAAAATGGTGTTCAACGGATCCTCCGCGCAGCTAGTTGTGGATTTGGTTGCCCGCGAATTCAAGGGCACCACCTACGATGACATCGGCGAATACATCATCTCCGACGACATCGTGCTTGCCGACGTCTCCCTCAACTCCGCCGCCGACTTCTCCCAAGATTCCATCGACCTGTCCGGCACCACCGACCTCACCGCAGCTGGCGCCCAAGCTTTCGGAGGATTCTACGAAACCGGCGAAGCCCTCGACCCGACCGGCGGCAGCCTGACCATTTCCTCCACCACCACCGCGCCATCGACCAGCACGACCTCCACCTCTGCCTCAACTTCCGGTGGAACCGCCGACTGTTCCTCCGGCGCATTGGGTGTTGTCACCACCGGAACCAACGACGGCATGCTGGGCACCATCCAGGAAGTAAACAACACCTTCGCGATTTGGAACAACCTCATCGTCAACACCGAGCGCATGTTCTGCAACATTGATACCCTCAAGGCGCGCTTCGACACGGATGATTCCAGCGATTCAGCGACCTCTGCGACTTCTGGGACTACTGCGTCCACCGGCACCACCGCTGCAACTACCGCGGGAACCACGGGTACCACTGGAACTGCCAGCACCGCTTCCGGAACTTCCGGAACTTCCGGAACCTCCGGCACCGCAGCAACTGTCGCTGGCACCACCCCAACTGACAATGGCGTTTGCACCGCTTCCGGATCTTTGGGCGTGACCCAAGCATCTGCGCAGTGGGGTGTGAAGGCGTCCTTCCAGAACTACATTCGCGGATCGATCGCCAACGGTAGCTGGACTCTCAACGGCGTTGGTTTTGATAATCAGCAGTTCCAATTCTCTGGAAATTCCGGAGCAGTCGACGCGGAAAACAAGACCGGCAGCATCAATTTCCCTGGTTCCATCCACTTCACGGGTCACGGCGGAATCTTGGACATGCAGATCGCAAACATTGAGATCAGCTTCAACGGCAACTCCGGCGAGCTGATTGCGGATGTCGTTTCCTCTGACATGGATGGAAATTCCACCAACTACGGTCGCACTGTCGTGGGCACCCTGAACTTCTCTGCGTTGAATGTTTCTGCAACGGAAGCTTCCGGTTCCGCTTCGGTGTCCCTGTCACAGTCGGGTTCGCAGGCGTTCGCTGATTTCTACACCCCAGGCACCCAGTTGGATCCGATCAGTTTCAGCGCAACTTTGGGCGGCGACGCCAGCTGCGCCACCGGATCCACCTCGACCACAGGCGCTGCTGCCACCGCGAACACTGACAACACCGAAGGTGTTGCCGGCGAGGAATCCACCACCCCCGCTAACCAAAACAGCCAGTTCCAAATCCGCCAGGCCGCTGCAGATTCCACCGGACTGGATACCACCACCACAATGTTGCTCATCCTCGCGGCGTTCGTTGTCGCAGGTGGCTCCATGACTCGCTTCACCGTCGGCAACCCGACTGGAAAATAAGGCTTCACATGAATAACGCTTTTCGACGCACCCTTACATCCGTAGTCCTCGCCGCTAGCTTGGCCTTAACGGCCTGCGCAAGCTGGGATTCACCTACGGCATCTTCCAATGGTGATCTGATTGAGGAGATCCAGGCAAGCTCCACCTCAACAGATCCGCGCACCTTCACAGGCTTGAGCATCGTGGAAGATATCGGCGATGTGGTTCCCGTAACCGACAACGCCTCACCAGCTCTGCCAGTTTCTTTGACCGACGCTGATGGCAACGACGTGGTGGTGGAGGACGTGTCCCGCATCCTCCCACTGGATCTCTACGGAACCTATTCCAAAACCATCGCTGGCCTGGGACTCGTGGACAATATTGTGGGTCGTACTGTTAGTTCCACCGAGCCTGCATTGGCGGACACTGAGGTGGTCACCACTGGCGGACACACCCTCAATGCTGAAGCGATCCTTAATTTACATCCGACTTTGGTGATCATCGACCACTCGATCGGCCCACGCGAAGTCATCGATCAGATCCGCGCAGCTGGTGTCGCCACGGTGATCATGTCGCCGCAGCGTTCCATTGCCTCAATTGGCGACGACATCCGCGACATCGCCTCCGTCGTTGGACTTCCTGAAGAAGGGGAGAAGCTCGCGGAACGTTCCGTTGCTGAAGTCGAAGAGGCCAGCACGGTTGTCGATGAACTCACCCCAGAAGATCCCCTCAAAATGGTATTCCTCTATGCCCGCGGAACTGGTGGAGTGTTCTTCATTTTGGGCGATGCCTATGGTGGACGCGATCTCATTGAAGGCCTGGGCGGCGTCGACATGGCTGCTGAAAAGGGCATCATGGATCTGGCACCAGCCAACGCGGAAGCACTTGCCGAACTAAATCCAGACGTCTTCGTGATGATGTCGGAAGGACTAGTCTCGACAGGAGGTATCGACGGTCTTATGGAACGCCCCGGCATTGCTCAGACAACCGCCGGACAAAACCAACGAGTACTGGCGCTTCCCGATGGTCAATCATTGGCCTTTGGTGCCCAAACTGGCGAGTTGTTGCTCCGCGCATCCCGCGAACTGTATGTGCAGGGCGGCGAGTAGATGGTTGTGAAGGAGGTTGACGTCGAAAAGCAAAAAGCTGGCCGGGTGCCTGGTGCTATAGCTAAGCGTCGGACCGTGCGGATTGTGCTGTTTGTCGCGCTGGGCGCGATCGTGATTGCGGCGTCGCTGTGGTCGATTCTGGTCGGCCAATACACCATCCCGATTCGCGATCTACCTGCGATTTTAGCCTCCGGTCCGACCGGTGCGCAGACGATGGCGGAACAAGTCGTGTGGCAAATCCGCATGCCGCGCATCGTGCTGGGACTGCTCGTGGGTGCCGCTTTGGGCGTGGCCGGCGCGCTGTTGCAGGCGGTGTTTTCCAACCCGCTGGCGGAACCGTCGATCATCGGCGTGACCTCCGGCGCGGGCGTGGGTGCTGCTGCGGTGATCGTGTTTAACCTGACATTTTTGGGCACATCCACCGTCGCAGTCGGCGCGTTTATTACCGCGGTGATCACCACGATTTTGGTATATCAGCTGGCCAGAAGCCGTGGACGTGTGCAAGTGATCAACCTGATCCTCACAGGCATCGCCATTAATGCAGTATCCGGCGCGCTGACCTCGTTCTTCATCTACATCGCGCCGACGAGCTCCCGCGAAGAAATTATTTTCTGGCAGATGGGTTCCCTCAACGGCTCGCAATGGGCGCACGTCAACGTGGTGTTTGTGATCGTGACAATCGGCCTCGTCGCCGCATTTGGCCTGGGCAAACAGCTCGATGTGCTGGCGCTCGGCGAAAGCGCCGCCGGACACGTCGGCCTCAACGTGAAGAAACTGCGCATCATCGCGATCGCCGTATCCACCCTCCTCACTGCCGGTGCCGTCGCATACGCGGGACTAATCAGCTTCGTTGGCCTGATCATCCCGCACCTGCTTCGCACAGTCACCGGACCTGCCAACAAAATCCTCGTACCAGCCTCCGCACTGGGCGGCGCAGCACTGATCAGCGTCTCTGACATCCTCGCCAGAACGCTCATCCCATACGCTGACCTGCCGATCGGCATTTTCACAGCGCTGGTCGGCGGCCCAACATTCTTCATAATGTTGCGCCGAATGATGAAAAAGGGCGTGCACTAAATGGCCATTGTTTCCCTCGACAACGTCACCGTATCCATTGAAGGAAAAAAGCTTCTCGACGCCGTCTCCCTCAAGGCCTACCCCGGGGAAGTGTTGGGACTCATCGGCCCAAACGGTGCCGGAAAATCCACTCTGCTGAGTGTCCTTTCAGGCGATCGGCTTCCCGATTCAGGCGAAGTCAACGTCGGTGGCTTAGATCCCGCAACAGCAGCGGCATCCGATATGGCCAGGGTGCGAGCAGTCATGCTTCAAGATGTCAGCGTGGCATTTTCCTTCCTCGTGTGGGACGTCGTAGAAATGGGCAGGCGGCCGTGGCAGAAGGCGTCAACCCCCGAAGAGGATCATGAAATCATCGAAGCAGCGCTTGCCGCCACCTCGGTATCGCACCTTGCCGAACGTGAAATCACCACACTGTCAGGCGGCGAGCGGGCACGCGTTGCCTTGTCCCGTGTCCTTGCTCAGCAAACCCCCATTGTGCTGTTGGACGAACCAACAGCCGCGATGGATATCAGCCACCAAGAACAAACTCTGGGCACAGCGCGAGCACTGGCAGCCGCCGGGGCAGCAGTGATTGTGGTCCTTCATGATCTCAATGCGGCCGCTGCATATTGCGACAGCATTGTGTGTCTCAGTGATGGTCGAGTGATTGCCTCCGGTTCTGTTGATCAGGTGTATTCCACGGAAACGCTGTCCCGTGTTTACGGTTGGCCTATCAGGGTCGATCATAGTGGAAAATATGTTCGAGTGGAGCCGGACCGTTCTGAGGCGAATTTACCCTCCGTACTACAGGTGAAAAATACGGTTTCACCAGCTTAGATACATGACTAACTAAGGTTACCCTACCCTCTTTGGGGTAGGGCTCTTCCATTTTTGCCAGGTTAGGTTAAGCTAATCTAGTTTTTATTGCGTTATCGAACAGGAGAACAAAAATGAACAAGCTTGCCACCCGTGCGCTCGTTGCTCTCACGGGATCCGCCATCGCCATGACCGGCCTCACCGTAGTCTCGGCTAATGCAGCCGAGAAAACCGGCAAATGCCGCGTTGTCACCACCACAGGAACCGCCGACTGGTCAGTGCGTGAATCATTCAACAACTACCTTGAAGGTCCAATTGCAAACGGTGCAGCATACAAATACCACGGTGGCATCGAGGTCCGTGACGGTGTAGAAACCACCGGCACGAAGTCAGCTCGCGAGTTCACCTGGCCAGTACTTGGCAGCGAAGAAGGAGCCGTCAAACTTGGCGGTGGCGTTCACTGGACCGGACACAATCACTACTCCGGCGACGACGAGTCCCAGGCGCCAGACAACTTCATCCTTGATCTCGACTTCTCCAACCCAACCGTCAAATTCGATGGCAACGAGGGCACCCTGCTTGTCGACTTCAAGTCCCGTGAGTTCGTTGATACCAAGACCGTCGCTGACTTCCTCACCGGAACTCAGGCAGAGTTGGCTACCATCACTTTCGATGAGCCAATCGACCTGACCCAGGAGAACGTCACCGTCACCGGCCAGACCAAGCTGACTGCAACTGGTGTCGATGTCATGGGCACCTTCTACCCAGAAGGTGAAGCACTTGCGCCAATCACTTTGAACCTCACCAACGAAGTTGTATGCGACGAGCCTGAAACCCCCGTTGAGCCTGAGGTTCCTGTAGAGCCTGAGACTCCAGTAGATCCGGAAACCTCGGTCGACCCAGAGACTCCAGTAGATCCGGAAACCTCGGTCGACCCAGAAAAGCCTGGCGATGACAACAAGGATGACGGAAGCAACAGCAGCAGCAACGGCGATATCCTCGGAATCTTGGGCATCCTCGCAGCGCTTGGTGGCGTTGGTGCACTTGTGTACAACTTCCTGGTAGCTAGCGGATTCCTTGCAGCGTTTAAGTAAATGAATCGTTTTCCTAGTGCCTTATTAGCAGCCTCTGTCGCGGGGGCTGCGTTGGCCATTCCAGCGACCTCTGCACATGCAGCAGAATCTATTTGTACATTCACCGGCGATGTTGGGTGGAATGTGCGCGATTCTTTCAACAGTTATCTTTTGGGAAACATCGCAAATGGTAGTGCTTATAAATATAAGGGCGGGTTGGACGTTCGTGACGGCGTCCAGACCGACGGTAACGGCAAAACTCCAGCACTGACCTGGCCAGTTGATTCGGTGACGTCTTCGAAGATTTCCACTTCCGGAGGCGCGCACTGGACCGGACACAACCTGTACCCCGGTGATGACCTCGCGGAAGTCCCTAACAATTTCACGTTGGATCTTGATTTTTCCAACATCACTGTGGAGCTGAGTGGTTCTACAGGTCGGTTGTTGGTGGATTACACATCTCGGGAATACATCAACACCCACACGTTGGGTGAGTTTCAAACTGGTGAACAGGCTGAGCTTGCCACGATTACTTTTGCCAAAGCTCCAGACCTCACCTCTAATTCAGTCAACGTGACTGGCGATGTGGCATTGACTGCTGATGGTGTGGAAGTTTTCGGTGGTTTCTACACGGCAGGGGAGGAGTTGGCGCCAATCACGCTGAATCTCACTGCAGATGAGGGATGTGGATCGACCCCCGAGCCGGAGGACCCAGAAACCCCTTCTGCATCGTCTTCTGATGTCAGCAGCAGTTCCTTCGGGGATACGATTACTCAGGTGTTGTCGATTGGTTCGATGGTGGGCATGGCTGGTTTGTTGTTCACGATCGTGAATTACTTCATCCAAAGCTTCGCCCCATAAACCCATAAACCCATAAACCAGAAAAAAATCGCTGTCACCGTAGAGGTGGCAGCGATTTTCTTCGTTTAGGACTAAAAGTCACAGACGCGAAAGCGCTCTTTACTGTGCGGCTTCTAGGGTCTGGATGTTGATGTTGTCTCCGGTCAGGGTGACGTTGATGCCAGCGTCGACAACTTCGAGGCTTTGGATTTGCAGGCCACCGGCTACTTCATTGATTGATGATTGCAGTGCGTCGGTGAGCATTTGGGAGATTTCATCGGGGAGGCCGAATCCGAAGAGTTGGGAATCTACGATCTCAAAGCCGAGTTGGCCGTTCGTTACGATGGGGTGCAGTGAGGCTCGGGCGGCGCCGTCGGTGAATTCAACTTCGATGGTTTGATTAGCTGCATCGGAAGTAATGTCGGTGACTTTGATGAGTTCCTGGATAAGCTGTTCTGCGAATCCTTGGGAGGTGCTGTTCCCGCCGGTTGCTTCGGCCATCTGCTGTTGGATGGTTGCCAGGATGAAATCGTCGGTTGCCAATGTGGTTAAGGTGAGGTGGTCTGCGACTGGGTTGTCGCGGTCACCGATATCAAGCCCTTGGAGTTGGATAGTTGACTCTGGTGTGCCACTGATGGAGGGGACACCGTCTTGGTTAGTGATGGATACGGAGTCGGGGGTGTCGATTGTGACTTCATTGATGCTTCCCCGAGCGATGCCTAACAGGAGTGGGGATGCGCCGAAGCTGATGGAGGGCTCTTCAGTTGCAGAGATTCCTTGTGAGGAAGCCTGAGCTTGGAACTCATCTTTCAGTTGTTTTCCGATCATGAAGCGCAGCCCGAATTCTGCTACCAGCACGAGCAGGAGCAGGATCACCACGATGGTGAGCAGGACTTTAGGTAAAGCAGATTTCTTTGATTTAGCCACGCCCACTAGTGTTCCTTATCCGGCTGAGGTTGGAAAGTTGCAAACCAGGTTAATCACCTAAAAGGTTCCTGTCAGCACGCGTAAAACAATTAAGGCGCCACCGTTTCCCACGGTACAGTCAGCAGGCTATCGCCCACGCGTCGCCTGGACACTGCGATGGGCCAACCTTGGTCGATGAGCATCTCGCGGGCTTTTTCCCAGCGCACGCGCGGTCCGTGGGGTTCCCAGCCGGCGCAGTAGTCCCAGGCTAAATCAGCGGCTGCTAGCAGTGCGTGAATCTTTTCACCAGGAATGTTGCGGTGGATGAGCATTTTGGGCAGTCGTTCGGCCACATCGGAGGGGGTGGAGATTCCCCAAGGATCCCATGCAAGGGTGAGTTCTTGTGGGCCGTCTGAGTTAAGTGTGATCCAGGTGCAGCGTTTGCCGATTTCATCGCAGGTGCCTTCGAAAAACAGTCCGCCTGGGGCAAGTCTGGAGGTGACGGTTTCCCATGCGGCTTCGACTTGGTCCACGTCGTATTGGCGCAGCACGTTGAAGGCGCGCACGAGTTGTGGGGTGTAGCCGGCAAGTTCGAATCCGCCGAGTTCAAAGGACACGCCGTTTTGGGGTTCGAGGACTCGTTCGGGGTTGATTTCTAGGCCGATGACATCCATGTCGGGTTGGAGGCGGTGGAGCCAACGTCCCCATTCGACGGTGGTTGTGTGGCTGGCGCCGTACCCGACATCTAACGCCAGGGAAGTGGCGTCGAGAAGCGAACGTATTTTGGGATGATGAAAGCACCACCGATCGAAGCGCCGTAGGCGGTTCACACCGGTGGTGCCGCGGGTGATCACGCCGATTGGCTTCTGCTTTCCGTTTGCACCCTTGCGGAAAGAGGCGCGCAGATTGTGGGCGTGATCAGCCATTTAGAGGTTCTCGGAGATCCACTTTTCGGTCAGAGCGCCTTCGTTTGCGAAGAGCTCGCCGAGTGCGTCGGCAACCTTAGGCTCGATTGCAGGGCCCATGAATGGGATGTTCACGGACACTTCGTTGCTGTAGTCGAAGGTGGTTGCTGCGTCGTCGCCGTTGATGGCGATGGTGCCCTTGAAATCAACAGGGGTGCCCTTGACGTCAGCGTTGTACTCGACGGTTGTGGCGTTGTTGGTCAGTGCAGGAACCGTGAGGACTCGCTTGACCTTCAGTGCCTGGCTGATCATTGCGCGAACTGCCTCTGGGAGGACCTCGAGTGGGAGGACCTCAAAAAGGGTTGCGGTTGCGCCACCGTCAGCTGCGGTGAACTCGTTGACCTCGCCAGCTTCGGGGGAGAGGTTCTCTGCGATGTATGCCCAGTAGGCTTCGGTGGTCAGTGCTTGGTGCACCTTGCCGACGGGCTGATTGATCGTAATGGTGTTTTCTGTACGCGTTGCCATGAGGATAAGACTACCGTTAGTGGGGTGTTGGATTCATCGCTAGCCCAGGAAATCGCCGCGATCGACGGCGTCGAACTCGATTCGGAAGTCACTTTCGCCGATCTGACGACCCTCCGCATCGGCGGAAAACCCCGCAGCGCCGTACGTTGCCAGACCACGGAGGCGCTGGTCAGCGCCATAAAATTGCTTGACGACGCCTCCCTCCCCCTCCTCATCGTCGGCGGCGGGTCCAATCTCGTCGTGGCCGACGGCGATCTGGATGTTATTGCCGTCATCATCGAAACCGACGACGTCTCCATCAACCTCACCGACGGTCTCCTCACCGCCGATGCAGGCGCTGTTTGGGACGATGTTGTCCACCTTTCGGTGGATGCCGGCCTCGGTGGAATTGAATGCCTCTCCGGAATCCCCGGCTCCGCCGGCGCCACCCCAGTCCAAAACGTGGGCGCCTACGGCACGGAAGTTTCCGATGTACTCACCCGCGTCCAGCTTCTCGACCGCACCACCCACCAAGTCTCCTGGGTCGACGCCTCCGAACTCGACCTCTCTTACCGATACTCCAATCTCAAATTCACCAACCGCGCAGTCGTCTTGGCGATCGAACTCCAGCTCCTCACCGACGGATTGTCCGCGCCGCTACGTTTTGGTGAATTGGGACGTCGATTAGCGATCTCCGAGGCCGAACCCCACCCACGTCGCCCCGTCCGCATGGTCCGCGACGCCGTCCTAGAACTCCGCCGCGCCAAAGGCATGGTCGTGGAACACACCGACCACGACACCTGGTCCGCCGGATCCTTCTTCACCAACCCAATCGTCGACCCAGCCCTTGCCGACGCAGTCTTTGAAAAAGTCGGCGAACCCACCATGCCCCGCTTCCCAGCCGGCGATGGCAAAGAAAAACTCTCCGCAGCCTGGCTCATCGAACGCGCCGGCTTCAAAAAGGGACACCCCGGCGCAGGCGCAAAAGCCTCCCTGAGCACCAAACACACCCTCGCACTCACCAACCGTGGCGACGCCCGCGCCTCCGACCTCGTCGCATTAGCCAAAGAAATCCGCGACGGAGTCCTCGAAACCTTCGGCGTCACCCTCGTCCCAGAACCCGTCTGGATTGGAATCAGCATCGATGACTGAATTTTCCGACGTCCCTGGCACCGCCGCCCCACTGCACAGGGCGTTGGAAAATGCCGGATACTCCACTTTAGAATCCCTCGACGGTGTTCCCTACAAGACGTTGATTGCCCTGCATGGTGTCGGAAAAACTGGCCTCGGCAGGATCCAGGCAGCATTGTTGGAACGTGGCCTTTCCCTGGGGGAAGAAACAAAAGGCGCCACCATCACCCCAGGTCACACCGGTAAAGTGGCCTCAGATATCAAAACTCACATCACTTCCGTGGATCCCGTCGCATACGTCGATGGTCTAGAGGGGCGTCGGGTTGCTCACGGGCACCAATTGCTATCGATCTTCGGTCGCGTCACCGGCGCGGAACCCAAAATGTGGGGACCCTCCATGATCGGATACGGCTCAGTCCACTACGTTTCCCACACCGGAAGGGAAGGCGATTGGTTTCAGTGTGGTTTCAGCCCGGCGAAGTCCAAAATCTGCCTGTATGGCCTGAAGGATTCGCCTCGCGGTGAGGAATTGCTGCAGAAACTTGGAAAATACACCGAAGGCCGCGGATGCGTGTACATCAATAAACCGGAAGACATCGATTTGGATGTTTTAGAGGCCATGATCAGCGAGTCATGGGCCGGCCAAGGCTAGGTTGCAAATCCCCACCACAAGTTGCTCTGATCAGCGATTTTGTGGTGGATTTTTGCGTCTCCGCCACCTGAAACCGCAAGGATTCACCACAGATTCGAGTTTTCCTTTGAAACGTGGTGGATCCTTGCCCTGCAAACTTTCAGGAATCACACCAGTCCCACTGGCCACAAATGGGAAACCCCTCAGAATCGCTTCTGAGGGGTTATCTAGCGCCAGTTGGGGTAAGTGCCCATTTGGGAAACTCGACCTCTTAAATCGGCGTCTACTTGCCGAGCTTCTTCAACGTCC from Corynebacterium glutamicum ATCC 13032 carries:
- a CDS encoding HtaA domain-containing protein codes for the protein MKLAPRMRMRSPKTFAALASLALVIGLGQVPIAQAQTEYRTASDGSLNWGFRQSFRNYIQTGVAKGSITLGDGASDNGGNFAFTPRTNGTTVTSDSQGTVEFNGSVHFLGHQAEDKWILDTTMSDIKMVFNGSSAQLVVDLVAREFKGTTYDDIGEYIISDDIVLADVSLNSAADFSQDSIDLSGTTDLTAAGAQAFGGFYETGEALDPTGGSLTISSTTTAPSTSTTSTSASTSGGTADCSSGALGVVTTGTNDGMLGTIQEVNNTFAIWNNLIVNTERMFCNIDTLKARFDTDDSSDSATSATSGTTASTGTTAATTAGTTGTTGTASTASGTSGTSGTSGTAATVAGTTPTDNGVCTASGSLGVTQASAQWGVKASFQNYIRGSIANGSWTLNGVGFDNQQFQFSGNSGAVDAENKTGSINFPGSIHFTGHGGILDMQIANIEISFNGNSGELIADVVSSDMDGNSTNYGRTVVGTLNFSALNVSATEASGSASVSLSQSGSQAFADFYTPGTQLDPISFSATLGGDASCATGSTSTTGAAATANTDNTEGVAGEESTTPANQNSQFQIRQAAADSTGLDTTTTMLLILAAFVVAGGSMTRFTVGNPTGK
- a CDS encoding heme/hemin ABC transporter substrate-binding protein; this encodes MNNAFRRTLTSVVLAASLALTACASWDSPTASSNGDLIEEIQASSTSTDPRTFTGLSIVEDIGDVVPVTDNASPALPVSLTDADGNDVVVEDVSRILPLDLYGTYSKTIAGLGLVDNIVGRTVSSTEPALADTEVVTTGGHTLNAEAILNLHPTLVIIDHSIGPREVIDQIRAAGVATVIMSPQRSIASIGDDIRDIASVVGLPEEGEKLAERSVAEVEEASTVVDELTPEDPLKMVFLYARGTGGVFFILGDAYGGRDLIEGLGGVDMAAEKGIMDLAPANAEALAELNPDVFVMMSEGLVSTGGIDGLMERPGIAQTTAGQNQRVLALPDGQSLAFGAQTGELLLRASRELYVQGGE
- a CDS encoding FecCD family ABC transporter permease, encoding MVVKEVDVEKQKAGRVPGAIAKRRTVRIVLFVALGAIVIAASLWSILVGQYTIPIRDLPAILASGPTGAQTMAEQVVWQIRMPRIVLGLLVGAALGVAGALLQAVFSNPLAEPSIIGVTSGAGVGAAAVIVFNLTFLGTSTVAVGAFITAVITTILVYQLARSRGRVQVINLILTGIAINAVSGALTSFFIYIAPTSSREEIIFWQMGSLNGSQWAHVNVVFVIVTIGLVAAFGLGKQLDVLALGESAAGHVGLNVKKLRIIAIAVSTLLTAGAVAYAGLISFVGLIIPHLLRTVTGPANKILVPASALGGAALISVSDILARTLIPYADLPIGIFTALVGGPTFFIMLRRMMKKGVH
- a CDS encoding heme ABC transporter ATP-binding protein translates to MAIVSLDNVTVSIEGKKLLDAVSLKAYPGEVLGLIGPNGAGKSTLLSVLSGDRLPDSGEVNVGGLDPATAAASDMARVRAVMLQDVSVAFSFLVWDVVEMGRRPWQKASTPEEDHEIIEAALAATSVSHLAEREITTLSGGERARVALSRVLAQQTPIVLLDEPTAAMDISHQEQTLGTARALAAAGAAVIVVLHDLNAAAAYCDSIVCLSDGRVIASGSVDQVYSTETLSRVYGWPIRVDHSGKYVRVEPDRSEANLPSVLQVKNTVSPA
- a CDS encoding HtaA domain-containing protein; its protein translation is MNKLATRALVALTGSAIAMTGLTVVSANAAEKTGKCRVVTTTGTADWSVRESFNNYLEGPIANGAAYKYHGGIEVRDGVETTGTKSAREFTWPVLGSEEGAVKLGGGVHWTGHNHYSGDDESQAPDNFILDLDFSNPTVKFDGNEGTLLVDFKSREFVDTKTVADFLTGTQAELATITFDEPIDLTQENVTVTGQTKLTATGVDVMGTFYPEGEALAPITLNLTNEVVCDEPETPVEPEVPVEPETPVDPETSVDPETPVDPETSVDPEKPGDDNKDDGSNSSSNGDILGILGILAALGGVGALVYNFLVASGFLAAFK
- a CDS encoding HtaA domain-containing protein, translating into MNRFPSALLAASVAGAALAIPATSAHAAESICTFTGDVGWNVRDSFNSYLLGNIANGSAYKYKGGLDVRDGVQTDGNGKTPALTWPVDSVTSSKISTSGGAHWTGHNLYPGDDLAEVPNNFTLDLDFSNITVELSGSTGRLLVDYTSREYINTHTLGEFQTGEQAELATITFAKAPDLTSNSVNVTGDVALTADGVEVFGGFYTAGEELAPITLNLTADEGCGSTPEPEDPETPSASSSDVSSSSFGDTITQVLSIGSMVGMAGLLFTIVNYFIQSFAP
- a CDS encoding LmeA family phospholipid-binding protein translates to MGVAKSKKSALPKVLLTIVVILLLLVLVAEFGLRFMIGKQLKDEFQAQASSQGISATEEPSISFGASPLLLGIARGSINEVTIDTPDSVSITNQDGVPSISGTPESTIQLQGLDIGDRDNPVADHLTLTTLATDDFILATIQQQMAEATGGNSTSQGFAEQLIQELIKVTDITSDAANQTIEVEFTDGAARASLHPIVTNGQLGFEIVDSQLFGFGLPDEISQMLTDALQSSINEVAGGLQIQSLEVVDAGINVTLTGDNINIQTLEAAQ
- a CDS encoding class I SAM-dependent methyltransferase — protein: MADHAHNLRASFRKGANGKQKPIGVITRGTTGVNRLRRFDRWCFHHPKIRSLLDATSLALDVGYGASHTTTVEWGRWLHRLQPDMDVIGLEINPERVLEPQNGVSFELGGFELAGYTPQLVRAFNVLRQYDVDQVEAAWETVTSRLAPGGLFFEGTCDEIGKRCTWITLNSDGPQELTLAWDPWGISTPSDVAERLPKMLIHRNIPGEKIHALLAAADLAWDYCAGWEPHGPRVRWEKAREMLIDQGWPIAVSRRRVGDSLLTVPWETVAP
- a CDS encoding DUF2505 domain-containing protein; its protein translation is MATRTENTITINQPVGKVHQALTTEAYWAYIAENLSPEAGEVNEFTAADGGATATLFEVLPLEVLPEAVRAMISQALKVKRVLTVPALTNNATTVEYNADVKGTPVDFKGTIAINGDDAATTFDYSNEVSVNIPFMGPAIEPKVADALGELFANEGALTEKWISENL
- a CDS encoding UDP-N-acetylmuramate dehydrogenase, which translates into the protein MLDSSLAQEIAAIDGVELDSEVTFADLTTLRIGGKPRSAVRCQTTEALVSAIKLLDDASLPLLIVGGGSNLVVADGDLDVIAVIIETDDVSINLTDGLLTADAGAVWDDVVHLSVDAGLGGIECLSGIPGSAGATPVQNVGAYGTEVSDVLTRVQLLDRTTHQVSWVDASELDLSYRYSNLKFTNRAVVLAIELQLLTDGLSAPLRFGELGRRLAISEAEPHPRRPVRMVRDAVLELRRAKGMVVEHTDHDTWSAGSFFTNPIVDPALADAVFEKVGEPTMPRFPAGDGKEKLSAAWLIERAGFKKGHPGAGAKASLSTKHTLALTNRGDARASDLVALAKEIRDGVLETFGVTLVPEPVWIGISIDD
- a CDS encoding DUF1801 domain-containing protein, which encodes MTEFSDVPGTAAPLHRALENAGYSTLESLDGVPYKTLIALHGVGKTGLGRIQAALLERGLSLGEETKGATITPGHTGKVASDIKTHITSVDPVAYVDGLEGRRVAHGHQLLSIFGRVTGAEPKMWGPSMIGYGSVHYVSHTGREGDWFQCGFSPAKSKICLYGLKDSPRGEELLQKLGKYTEGRGCVYINKPEDIDLDVLEAMISESWAGQG